Sequence from the Nerophis ophidion isolate RoL-2023_Sa linkage group LG10, RoL_Noph_v1.0, whole genome shotgun sequence genome:
aaatgaaggaataattaattcccaagaaaaacagcacggggtccattgtctggcggtggttcggcttcaagcgggaatatgtcgaatatacaactttaatttgtcaagtgtgaggcacaagcgttgctaccaaaagtagcattactgctaatatgtagcataatttgaaaagtcacctgctagtaacagtttaataaatacagtttttgtcaattgacttagttgtgatttccttctctgcatgaaagtttaaaagtagcatatattaatgcagtatgaagaagaatgtttgaatgtagacacatagaatcatcatactgctgtgattatacgtatcaagtgttcattcaaggctaaggcaaaatatggagatatatatcgtgtatcgcgatatggcctaaaaatattgagatattaaaaaaaggccatatcgcccagccctcactagagtacacaaatgagttttaagatgcgacttaaatgcttccactgaggtagcatctcacacaatgtgtgtaaaatgtaaaataactttactgtagggtttgattgattgattgaaactttcattagtagattgcacagtacagtgcatattccatacaattgaccattaaatggtaataTCCGAATAAGTGATGCATATTAAGAATGTTTTTGACTTTTAAAAGTGGTGAAAATGCACCAATTTATGGTCTTCAATATAAAGTCAATAGGGCTCAAGATTTAAagtgcttcctttttttttttttttcaaaaatgtcctAACCTTAACTTTCTTTACACTtgcaggtagggctgggcgatattggcttttattaatatcgcaatattttaatgccatatacgatatatattacgatattttgccttggctttgaatgaacacttgatgcatataatcacagcagtatgacgattctatgtgtctacattcaaacattcttcttcatactgcattaatatatgctacttttaaactttcatgcagagagggaaatcacaactaagtcaattgaccaaaactgtatttattaaatattcttcattctctcacgggtgactatttaaatgaaagaacacattaatagtgttgctacctttttgtagtaatacttctgctgcatactttgcatattgctgttgtctgctgaatatcttcccacttggagccaaaccaccagatgatggatcccccgctctttattttgggcatttattgttctttctccatttgtgatcagtttcgcaccttctctcttttgtaatgtcacaagctccgctctgcTTGTGCGACCTCTCAGCTaacaccagttcactaactacagaccagtttcattacttccacaattctccaaaatcatagaaaaactattcaatagtagattagatacatttatcaataaaagtgggacgctcgtggagaaccaatttggatttagagcaaatatgtcaacttcaatagcattaatcaaaataacaggaaattaccaatgcaatagacggtaaggaatgtgcagccgcagtattcatggttttaacaaaagcatttgacacaattaatcatgatattttaattaaaaaactagaatgttatggcatcagaggtttggtcttgagctggataagaagttatttaaccaacaggaagcaatatgtgaagatgggtgaaaatagttcaacacgattggatatatattgtggtgtaccccagggatcaatcttgggaccaagattgttcaatctttatataaacgatatttgcaaagttacaaaagacttgaagttagttttatttgcagacgacacaactgctttctgttcaggagagaacacacagaagataatacaaataataacggaagaaatgaataaatttaaaaaatggtttgataaaaacaggctatccttgaatctcagtaaaactaaaataatgctatttggtaacagtagaaaagagcatcagacacgaatacaaatagatggaatagatatcgaaagggtaaaagaaaccagatttttggcagtattaatagatgataaaatgaactggaaatctcatatacaaaacatacaacataaggttgCAAAAAAGATTTCAatgatgaataaagcaaaatacgtcctgggccaaaactcactttatattctctactgctcgctagtgttaccatatctgagttattgtgcagaaatatggggaaacaactacaaatgtgcgctacattcgttaagtgtgttacaaaaaagatcaattagaataatacacaatgttggatatagaaaacatacaaactttatttattgagtcaaaaatattaaagctcgatgacttgataaaattgcaaacagctaaattgatttACAAAGTAAATTagaacctgctaccaaagaatgtataacaattcttctcaactaaagaggagaaatatacccttagaggaaaatctaacttaaaacatttgtatgcccgtacaacacttaaaacttttagcatatcagtatgtggaattaaattatggaatggattaagtaaagaagttaaacattgtacggATAtcatccagtttaagaggatgtttaaattaatagtgcttacaaagtacaaagaagaagtattatgagaaacactttcaaacttattgaaaataagatattcttcatcttagtatgttaataatgacggaaataattaagtacatattagaaaactgctgtgttactcactcacagaTGTTATTTTGctatttgatattttgctgtaaagaaggtcaatgaatgtatatatttgtgggcgctctgaagtggaaaaggggtaggattaaataagctttgcttcttcctcctccttttcggacatgatgtattgtgttttGCGAAAGGATGAAATTAACttatgtataatgttgtatgtatgtcatgttcgaaataaactaagaaaagaaagaaagaacattagccatgctgctacctctccgcTTGACGAGAGCGTACGACGCTAGAcgcacgacagtatgtgacgtatgtacgaaggcgggcttgttttccgtctctgtgaaaaggagacatgagaaggcgTGAGAAACGCCTgctgtgtaatgcccgcagctaaaagcaactgcgtgagaacatataatcaaatattacgatatagtcattttctatatcgcacagacacaaacctGATTTTTACCTGCTGGCTGTTGACCTTACAAGTATCTTACTTGTTTAATccattttaaaaaggttggtgtcaTTGGAAAGCTTGCTAAACAAAGAAACGGAATAAAGCGGTTTCACAGTTATGAGTTGAGGTGTTGGCGCATTAAATTTATGAAATTGGGGTTGGAAGTGACATAAAATTTGAGTAAACATGACTGCCTGGACTTGTGAGTCATAAAATCGatcaattaaataaatattaggGTAGACTCACGGATAAATCTATAACCTGTGTTATTGTAGGGATTGCAATGAACCTTTTACTCGccgaacatttttttgcaaagagTTTTGTCGAGCCTAAACTTGCGAAATTTTGTCAGAGCTTTGTGGCAGGTGCTTGTCCAATCTGAAAATGTCAATATTCTAGATCTGAAAAGTCAAATTGCAGTATGCcaaagatccatccatcttcttccgcttatctgaggtcggatcccgggggcagcagccaaagcaggaaAAACTTCCCAGTTCCCAAACACTTTGTCCAGCTCCccctgggggatcccaaggcatactttgagctccttcccctatctctaaggggagAGTcctgccacccggtggaggaaactaattttggctaTTTGTACCTGTGagtcggtcataacccaaagcttatgaccataggtggggatgggaacgtagatcgcccggtaaattgagagctttgccttccggttcagctccttctaaaccacaacggaccgatacagcgtccgcattactgaagacgccgcaccgatccgcttgtcaatctcacgattcactctttcctcactcgtgaacaagactccgagttaCTTATTTGATTCGttatttaagtacagtgttttatttgcgTCTATTcaaaaacagtgttactgttcaaactgtttgtttgtggccaaaaatatgaaatattcttgttaaataaaacctctgtttttaatgaataccttGGCCtaatacgctactgtatttttatgttggtcaataaggtggtacttggagagccaagtgttctgtaaaagttggagaaccactgatctagataaAAGTATGACACGTGTTCTACATCATCAGAGGTGATGAAAACAACGCGAACACAATTGAGCTCTGAAAAGAGCGGTCCGGTCGCAACTCAGATTGCACGATCAATTGTGAAAGTGACCGCTTTGGAGATCCAACCAGCGGCAAAAACACAAGGACTCGCCACTCTTGAGGATCCTTCTTGAGTTTCTCTCCTTGGGTCTTTTTTCCGTGCAATAATCTCTGCTGGCTGCAGTGTGAAGGTGCCTGGCAACAATCCACGTGCCCGTCTTTATCGGGCTTCTGGAAGTGTGCCACGGTCTTAAAATAGGAGTCCTTAATAGTGACGCTTGTTCGAAAGCTGATAGGACGCCATCGGTGACCATCTGTAACGACCACGCGtttgtttaaagcaggggtgtccaaactttttccaaagaGGGCCGCACaaggaaaaatttaagcatgcgagggacattttgatatttttaattttcaaaccataacaaaatagatggattttttttaaatccttagggctcctggggagcatagagggtctcagtcactaaaatgttaaaattaagtcaaattattattattttttatttaatgcttacagtaaatctctatatcaacttgaggttgatataaagtcaaacaaatgaagttttatgcctttttctgtcaaagacaactttgttttttatagtaaaactgaaatatgcagtatttagatagatagtactttattgattccttcaggagagttcctttatttagcagttaaggccctcaaagatcaataatgcaggacaccattgatttcaattattgaatatttttgagtaatcacagtgaaaagttaaatacaaTCCTACTAAAcatatttgagatccaaaaggttccccactcataaagtgatacatttttttagttatttttttacttttaacacttaaatttcaagatcaacctccgatatatctgtcgattttaagtttgaactattattttgtttgttttatgctctttttgtcaaaactttgatgtttttatatggcaaccatacaacatatgcaatattttttccacataaaacacttaaagtgataatttttaagtaataattcattataacacagatttttttggtccttttttttttcttgtcttttttttgagcaatggaaaaaaaacacaaagacaaaaggaacaaaaaaactgcctgcatggcagctttgtgtcaacattgccactttttctcattagatttcaccttagtccactttttaaaaatgttttattttttatttttgcaatactatcaatgttgccatttttgcagaatgtgtggcaggccggtaaacgattagctgcggccCCGCtcattggacacccctggtttaaagaaaAGTTAGGTTTTTTGTGTGGACAGGAAGTTGTGTTGactcgtgtgtttgtgtgtagacatcAACATGCCCCACGCACCATGGTTGCCATGGTGATATGAAGCCAACACGATACGGCGACTTGTCCGCGCCCGGCTGCACAGAGGGTCATTGAGTGACGGTCAAGCGCACACACCGGCCAGCCATCTTGGCGGGCGGGCCGGTGTGATGGACCGGTGCAAGCACGTGGGGCGGCTGCGGCTCGCCCCGGACCACTCCATCCTCAACCCGCAGAAGTGGCACTGTGTGGACTGCAACACCACCGAGTCCATCTGGGCCTGCCTGGGCTGCGCCCACGTGGCGTGCGGGCGCTACATCGAGGAGCACGCCTTGCAGCACTTCAAGCAGCAGCACCACCCGCTCGCCATGGAGGTGAACGAACTCTACGTCTTTTGCTACTTGTGCGACGACTACGTCCTCAACGACAACACCACGGGCGACCTCAAGCTGCTGCGTAGCACCCTCAGCGCGATCCAGAGCCAGCGCTACGAGGTCACCACTCGCAGCGGGCGCATCCTCCGCTCCACCAGCGCCGCGCCCGACGCCCCGATGCCCTGCGGCGCTCAGGAGCTGCAGCTCAGGGATGAAGACCGCATGTTTACTGCCCTCTGGCACCGGCGCCGGGCCCTCATGGGGCGTGTATTCCGCTTCTGGTTTGGCCTGACTGACTGTGGGAAAGCGAGGCAGGAGGAGGAGAGGCTgcgagaggaggaggaggagcagaaaAGGGCAGCGAGGGAGAGGAGGCGGGCGCTTAAAAGGCAGCTACAGGAGGAGCTGGAGAACGCCCCTCAGAGGAAGAGTCGCCGTTTGCTTCGAAGGACTCAGAGAGTTCCTGATGTTGCGGTGAAGCAGCTGCGGTCACGCCCCACGCCCAAAAAGACTAAAGCGTCCACACCCTCGCCTCCCGCCCGCAAGCCAAGTCGTTCAACGCCCACTACTCCCACCACCAAGAAAAGTAGGAAAAAGATCCAATCGTCAGCCAAGTCCAAGAATTGCTCTTCTTCCAGCACCAGCTCTAAGCGCAAGTCTTTACCCGGAACCTCCCGCCGAAAGCAGAGCGGCAAACAGGGCGGCTCACCCTTCAAACGGCGCCCCACGGTCACACCCGGCGTGACGGGACTGAGGAACCTGGGCAACACGTGTTACATGAACTCCATCCTGCAAGTGTTGAGCCACCTGCACGTCTTCAGGGAGTGTTTCCTGCGCCTGGACCTCACCCAGGCTCTGGAGCTGCTGGCCTCCGCTGTCCACGGCCAGTTGACGGGCAAGACCTCGCCCCTCGCCCACAGAAAGGGATACCACACCAGCTCGGGGTCAGGGCTCAGCGGGGGGGCCTCGCGGGGCCGCAGCATGGAGCTGATCCAACCCAAAGAGCCCAGCTCCAAGCACATCTCCCTCTGCCACGAGCTGCACACGCTGTTCCAGGTCATGTGGTCCGGCAAGTGGGCGCTGGTGTCGCCCTTCGCCATGCTGCACTCCGTGTGGCAGCTCATCCCCGCCTTCCGAGGCTACGCCCAGCAGGACGCCCAGGAGTTTCTGTGCGAGCTCCTGGACAAGGTGCAGCAGGAGCTGGAGAGCACGGGCAAGCACCCGC
This genomic interval carries:
- the usp44 gene encoding ubiquitin carboxyl-terminal hydrolase 44 produces the protein MDRCKHVGRLRLAPDHSILNPQKWHCVDCNTTESIWACLGCAHVACGRYIEEHALQHFKQQHHPLAMEVNELYVFCYLCDDYVLNDNTTGDLKLLRSTLSAIQSQRYEVTTRSGRILRSTSAAPDAPMPCGAQELQLRDEDRMFTALWHRRRALMGRVFRFWFGLTDCGKARQEEERLREEEEEQKRAARERRRALKRQLQEELENAPQRKSRRLLRRTQRVPDVAVKQLRSRPTPKKTKASTPSPPARKPSRSTPTTPTTKKSRKKIQSSAKSKNCSSSSTSSKRKSLPGTSRRKQSGKQGGSPFKRRPTVTPGVTGLRNLGNTCYMNSILQVLSHLHVFRECFLRLDLTQALELLASAVHGQLTGKTSPLAHRKGYHTSSGSGLSGGASRGRSMELIQPKEPSSKHISLCHELHTLFQVMWSGKWALVSPFAMLHSVWQLIPAFRGYAQQDAQEFLCELLDKVQQELESTGKHPPTTDVPHTQKRLIKQVLSVVNTIFHGQLLSQVTCLACDHRSNTVEPFWDLSLEFPERYHSNSRESAAQASCHLTEMLAKFTETEALEGNIYACDQCNAARRRSSSKAVLLTEAQKRLMVHKLPQVLRLHLKRFRWSGRNHREKIGVHVIFDQLLDMELYSCTEPAPKGVSPQSPTAGSPNAKHFLYELSAVVMHHGKGFGSGHYTAYCYNSAGGFWVHCNDSKMNVCSVDEVCRAQAYILFYTRRVTQVKDRPL